The sequence ACCCGTACGACATAGCGCGAGCCGCGCCGCAGCCCGCCGGGGGCCATCACGATCAGCTCCGAGCTGTGCCCGAAGATCTCGAGGATGTCGCGCTTGAGCCGGCGCGCCGCCATCGCGGTGTCCAGCTCCGCCTCGATCACAATGCGGCCGCTCACCAGGTGCAGCCCGCCCGCGAACCGAAGAATCGCCGAGACCTCTGCCTTCCTGCAGCAGGTCCGGGTGACGGGAAGCCGAGAGATTTCGTCCTTCACCGCTGGCGTCATCGCCATGGGCCGATCCTTCCATGCATCCGAAAAATACGGTCGTACGCGGCGGCCAACAGCTCCTGATCATGGACCGGAACGCCGTCGGGCGATGCCACCGGCGCCAGCTCGACCGCGGCTCCGAGCCGTTGTGCGGCATCGGCGAGGGATTCGCGGTCGGGCACGGCTGCCTCGTCGGCCAGCACCACGTCCAAGGCGAGTTTAGGGGCGTGTCGTCCCAAAACCTCCAAATGACGCTGCGGTGAGAACCCCTCGGTTTCACCGGGCTGTGGTGCGAGATTCAACGACAGGACCTTGCGGGCCTTCGTGGTGACGAGTGCGTCGAGGAGTTCCGGCACCAGCAGGTGCGGGATCACCGAGGAGAACCAGGAGCCCGGACCGAGCACCACCCAGTCCGCGTCGAGGACCGCCTCGACGGCTTCCGGGACGGCCGGCGGGTCGGGCGGGACGACGTGCACGGACTGCACCTCGCCCGGGGTGAGCGCGACGGTGGCCTGGCCGCGGACGGTGACGATCGCGTCGGGCAGCTCGGGGTCATGCCCCTTGACCAGCGCCTGGAGCTCCAAAGGCACGGCGGACATGGGCAGCACCCGGCCGTTCGC is a genomic window of Streptomyces sp. SID8374 containing:
- the yvcK gene encoding uridine diphosphate-N-acetylglucosamine-binding protein YvcK, which gives rise to MTGRNLRMRRLSRATSALSGRKRGGQPKVVALGGGMGLSASLAALRRITGDLTAVVTVADDGGSSGRLREELGVLPPGDLRKALAALCGDDDWGRTWSRVVQHRFESKGDLHGHAVGNLLIVALWEQLGDHVQALDLVGKLLGANGRVLPMSAVPLELQALVKGHDPELPDAIVTVRGQATVALTPGEVQSVHVVPPDPPAVPEAVEAVLDADWVVLGPGSWFSSVIPHLLVPELLDALVTTKARKVLSLNLAPQPGETEGFSPQRHLEVLGRHAPKLALDVVLADEAAVPDRESLADAAQRLGAAVELAPVASPDGVPVHDQELLAAAYDRIFRMHGRIGPWR